gcagagagaggtgaagcaacttgcccaagatcacacagttagaACTGGTGAGGCTGCATTCCAACCCCGGTagaaagaggcccagagaggtcaaggagctgacccagggtcacacagaggGCTCCTGCCCACCCCAAATCGGGCCCCTGAGTGGGCATCTCCCGCCctggccccagctcccagccacaCCCAGTCCTGGGCTTTCGTCCCCTGAGGACTCTGGCTCGCCGGACATCTCTCCGCCGGGGCTGAGGTTGATGACTGGTCTGGCTCCCTGGGGatgtccccaccctccccactggACTCCAGCTGCAGCAGGAAGTCAAGCTAGATGGGAAGGAGAGTGGGTCTCCAGCAGGTGCTGTGCAGTCCTGGAGTACCCCAGGGGGCCCTTCCTGAGTCAGAAGAGATGCAGAGTTCTTGCCCAAGCGCCCACAGCTGCAGGGCACAGAGCTGGGACCCCATCCATCCACCCCACAAAAGCTGTGGGGTGTTGGGGCAGCCCGCAGGTGAGCAGTTCGCCTGTGCCCAATGCTTGGACCACCACCGTGGCCCGCTGCCTGAACGTCAGCACATGCCCTGGGAGCCCAGGTCTGCCTCACCGGGGACGCTGGCTCCGGGACTCACCCTGGGCAGACAGCACCCAGAAAAGAACCCCAGCACAGAAGTAATCGAGTCGGTCTCCCCCAGGGCTGCGATAGAGCTACCCTCTGTTAGGGAGACCGCCCCCTTTTTACGGAACTGAGTTTCAGGTCCACGATGGGCCGGTCCCCCAGTTCGCACTGCGGACAAACAGGTCTGCGCCCTCGCGATCCTGGTTCTGTCCCGCCCGCAGGCTACCCCTTCGTGGCACTGTGGTGGTGACCAAGGCGTGCGCGGACCCATGCGAGCCCTCGAaggcggaggggctgggccaaaAGAGCCCACAGAGCTGCTGCCGCCAGGATCCGTGCCCCGCGCGGGGCGCTGCTGGGgtccgggccgggccgggccgggcggggccCGGGAGCGACTCTGGGGGCGGGGATGGGCGGAGcttgggcggggccggggcggggccgagGTTGGGTCCCGGTCCAGGGGTTTCCCGCCGCGTTCCGGCCACTCGCACCGCTGCTCCTGTTTTGCCGGGCGGCATCCTGAGCCCCTGCTCCTCTTGGGTCTGGAGCCTCGAATCCAAGCAGGCAGCCGCTAGAACTTAGGCTGCGGGACTACCTCTGGCGGTGACGCCCGGTGCTACCCAGACACGAGAGTCCTTGAGGAACCAAGGGGACCCAGAAGTACCCCTCCTCTGCTCCTCCACCCTGCTGGATACTCCAAGCCAGGGCCGAGGGAAGGGATCGAGGTTCCGCGCCCAGGACTCCTTCCAGCCTCCCAATAAACGGCCAGTGACCCATCACAAGATGCCTGCGTCCATTGTGTGGGACTGAAGCGGCccgatggtggggggagggggggcagagaAGGCGCTGGTCCTTACAGCATTCACGTTTTGAGCGCCCTCGGTGCACCGGGCATCCAGCTGGCCCTGGGCTTTGGCAATCAACGAGACAGACCAGGCCCTGGCCTCCTGGCCTCAAGGTCCAGCAGGGAGAGAGCACCCCCTGCCTACGGATCATATCTGTGAGTAAAAGTGGAGTGAGACCAGGGCTCTGGGGATCTAGCCCAGTCCGGGTTTCAGGAAAGGGTCAGATGGGGCAGGGAGGGTCCCCTGGCAGGGACAACAGcatgtgcagtgtgtgtgtgtgtgtgtgtgtgtgtggtgttgggTGGCCTCCTGGATAGCAGAAGCTCAGAAGGAAGCCAGGTGGGCAGGGCGGTGGGGGGAGCACAGGCTGTGAGGAAGTTGGGGGCAGGGGTCTCATAAGCTCCCGGCTGGATTCCCATTCACCAAACTTCACTGACATCTCCAGAACCAGGTCTCTAGCTTTGGGGCCCTCCCTGGGGGGACGGGACAAGGTGGGTGACAAGGAGGCTGTGTTCTCAGAGGAGCAGCAAAGGGGGGCTCCAAGAACATGTCATTCTTCTATTCGCCCTGAGAAGCTAGCTCGTCCCCGGACAGACAGCTCAGAGCCAAGCCAGGGCAGGGAGAGCATCACAGGGACACGCGCGAGCAGTGTGCGGGAAGGGCCTTCTCACCGCCAGGGCTTCCTAGGGCAGCTGGGCCTGCCCTGATAGGAAACGAGCTCCCTGTCCCTGGGAGTATCCAAGCAGAGCCAAGGCCCAGGGAAACCCAGACCCCACTCTGCCCAGCTGCTGGCCCCAGAAGCAAAGCCAGAGAAGCAACAAACTCAGCCTCTGCCCTGACAGTGAACGTGGCATGGGAGCCCGCCCAGCCCCAGCGTGGACTGTGGAACAGGGCTACCCCTGGATCTCCTTCTTCAGGGGCTTTCAAGAACCCCGCAACCCGAGCCCAGGCTGGGTGTGGACTGGATGAAAGTCCAGTTGCCTCAGTCCAGCTGCTGCCAGATGCGTTCTCAGAGCCTTGGGACCTCAGCGATCACTCCTTAAACCCACCCATCCCGGGACTCCAGTACTGACCTAAGGAGGCGGCCTCCAGGGTCACTGGCAAACACCTTCGTTGGAGAGGCCTGGAGGCCGGCCGGCCGGGCCTTCTCTGGGCCTTCCCTTCTGGCCTcgcagaaaagaggaagaggacaccTACTGTGTGTGGCAGTCTGCCAGGCCAGGCGTCCCAAGTGCCTAAGGCAAGGCCTTTGAATCGATTGCTGAGTCATTTACTGACTCTTCCCTCTCCATCCGGGACGTTATTCGCTCCAACTTCAAAAAGTGCAAAGGGTGGGAATGCTTGGAAATGAGGCTGCGGTTATCAGGACCTTTGGGGAGGAAGGGGTGAATGTGGGGGGAGGGGTAATGAAGTTACAGGCTGAGACTGAAAAGGTGTATTGGGGCCAGACTGAGATACTCCCTGAACCCGCCGCATATGGGGCCGTCGCCCTGCGAAAGTGGCGAGCCAGCCCCTGGTGGTTCTGGAGTAGAGGAGGGTCGGTTTCCAGCAGCCTCCAAGCAGCGCCGCTAGGGACCGGCCTATGTCCATGTGTCCTGCCAAATTCCACAGCCTAGGCCGGGGAAGTGCTGGAGACTCTGACCCTCGGAGATCAGAGGCGGAATCTCCAGGGTCACTCCAAGTCTTAAAGAGCCAGGGAAAGGCGCGAGGGGCTCGCGCTCGCAGAGGGCGGGCAACGCTGCGGGAGACCTGCAGCGCGGGGACTCACCGCCAGATGCCGCTGTGGTGCTCGGAGTGCCGCCCTGTGCCCAGCCCGCTCCGGGGAAAGCAAAAGCGGCGCGGGCTGCGGGGGTGGGACGGACCACTGAGAGCGGGGAGGGGgggcccggggcggggggcggggctccGCGCAGGCCTCCGGCGCGTCTCCCCCCTCAGCCAGCCTCGCGAGATGGTTCGCTCCGGCCGCGCTGCGCTCAACGGTTCCCAGGCTGGCCGGCAGAGCTGGGGCATCAGGGCTGCATTGCCGCGCGCACTGTCGGCACCAGCGCCGCGGGCCCCGCAGCACCGCTGCGCCCGCCGCCGCGATGCTGGGGCTGCTCATGGCGGTGCTGGCCCTGGCGCTCGCCTACTTCGCGCTGCTGGACGGCTGGTACCTGGTCCGCGTGCCGTGCGCCGTACTGCGCGCGCGCCTGCTGCAGCCCCGCGTCCGTGACCTCCTGGCTGAGCAGAGCTACTCGGGCCGCGTGCTGCCCTCGGACTTGGACCTGCTGCTGCACATGAACAACGCGCGCTACCTGCGCGAGGCCGACGTGGCGCGCGCCGCGCACCTGGCCCGCTGCGGCGTGCTCGGGGCTCTGCGCGCGCTCGGGGCGCGCGCCGTGCTGGCCGCTTCGTGCGCGCGCTACCGCCGCTCGCTGCGTCTGCTCGAGCCGTTTGAGGTGCGCACCCGCCTGCTGGGCTGGGACGACCGCGCCTTCTACCTAGAGGCGCGCTTCATCAGCCTGCGCGACGGCTTCGTGTGCGCGCTGCTGCGCTCCCGCCAGCACGTGCTGGGCACCTCGCCGGAGCGCGTTGTGCAGCACCTGTGCAAGCGCAGGGTAAGCGTCCCCCGCCCCGAGCGCACTCCTCCCGCTGGACCCTGAGGACTCCTggtccctgccccccgcccctggGGAAGGCCTGCCGCCTACCTCTTTTGGGGTGCCCCTGTCCGGCCGAGTACCGCTCCAGCCCTTTTCTTTGGACCCAGGGCCTTCTTCACTGATGCCATTCTTCTTGGGACCTCTCAGGGTCGCCTCATCAACTCTCTGTAGTCGGACTCAGCATGCTCCCCTCCTGCCATCCCTTATTAACCCCTCAAGGCTCCCTGCCCCACGCTACGCCTTTTCCAGAACAGGGAAGGCCAGACCAGGCGTCTCCCAAAGAGTCTAAGTGTAGCTTGGAGTGCGGAGCCGGCCTCACTGGTCCTTGGTTCTGAATGTAGCATGGAagccgggtgggggtggggtggggagatgggggctGGGGCGTTAGTGAGGGGAGGTTGCTGGGAGTTCTCAAGGACCTGAGAGCCCTTTCACCCAGCTTAGACCTGAGGGGCTGGGTCACCATCACCTGGGTTAGGGGTGAGCCCTGAGCCCTGTAGAGCTGCAAGCCCTTCTGCCTTTTCCAGTTGGAGAAAAGGCTGCAGCACCTGCCTGGGGCTCAAggcccctccccagggcctgCTCCTCCCAGCACAGCCTGCTGCTGCATCATGGCACTTGGGCCCTGGGGATGCCGTTGCGGTGCTGGTTGCCAGGGCAGGCTCCTGCTGCAGGCACGTTCCTAAAAACATGCTTGGAGCCTCCATGCCAAAGCCAGGGCCCGCTGGGCCCCTAGGTGCCCTCAGGCAGGGTGCTGCCCTCTCTGGCCCTGGACAGGAGCAGAGGAGGAACACAGCCGCACGTTAGTCACGAGAGGCTAGCCTTTCCTTTATATcgcaggtggggaaactgaggctcagaggggcaaTGCGAACTGCTTGAGGCTGCACAGTGGGCCACAGGCCCAGTCCCctggttttctgtctctttgagtCAGGGACGCCCCCAAAGGGCCTGGATGCCTCCCACCGCGCACCCACAGAGGTGCTCTGCATGTCCCTTCATGCGtcaggaggctgggaggggatGGCCATCGAGGCTTTAAATCGACGGGCTGAGAGCTGTGAGCagaaggtggaggagagggagCCAGGGCCACTGTCCTGCAGGGGAGGGTGGTCAGGCGGGGGCTGATGGGTGAGACCTACATGAGAGGCAGGGGGCGCCCACACCATGGCATGGCGAGGACACTCGGCCCCAGATGGTCAGGAGTCACCCGGCCTGAACCTGTGGGTCGGGAGGGTCCCAGGTGCAGTCCTGGGTTTGGTGTGGGACAGGCTGGGCCCAGTGCCCAGAGATCTGCATGCTGAAAGGCTGGTGTGGGGCAGCACGGCCTTGCAGGGAGAGCTGGGCTACAGCCAAGTCTGGACCTGGTGATTCCAGCTGGGCCGGGAGGAGGATGCTTCCGGGAGCCAAGCCTGGCTCTGCCCAGACTTACCCTGTGACCCGACTCTGAGCACCTCTGCCCAGCCTCCCTGACGCCCTGAGGTGGGCGGGCTTTCCCCCTCATTCCTGAGAGGCCCGCAAGTCCTCGGACCCCTccagcctggcccagcccctTGCCCCGTCACAAAATGGTGGCCGAGTTTGCAGGGAGGCGGCTGGTGTGGCTGAGCAGGAGGGCGCAGGAGCGCGGTGCTGAGCTGCGAGGTGGCGTCCGGCTCCTGTTGGCGCGCTGAGAGGGGGCCTCAGGCATGGCCCTGTCCTGGGCTCTCCCGGCAGAGCCGTTCTGACGCCGCTTCTGCCCCGCCATCCCCTGCCCTGCCTCTGGCCGCTCTGGGTCTCCCGTCGCCCCCCCAACCAGCTGGCTTCAGAGGTTTTTGCCCCAGATCTGGGAATGTGCAGAGGGCTCAGTTGCCACCCAGCGGGGGAGACAGGCCTGATGAGGGGTGTGGTGCCCCGagagctgggctggggaggaACCTGCACTGCGGAcgcctgggaggggctggggctggggaacgAGGTCCAGACGTCTGAAGACAGCAGCCTGGCTGTCCccgccaccccccaacccccggccCTGCTGGTCCCCATGGCAGCGGGTGGCCCGTGGGAGTCTCACCCTCGTCTTCCCCTGCAGGTGGAGCCCCCTGAGCTGCCAGCCGACCTGCAACACTGGATCGCCTACAACGAGGCCAGCAGCCAGCTGCTCCGGGCTGAGAGCGGGCTCGGCAGTGTTGTCAAGGACCAGTGAGCGCCACAGCCTACCCGCCCTGCCCACCAGCCTTGACCTCGGGGCAGCTGCCCACCCTTCCCCGCCTGCCAGGAGGCAGAGAGCGCAGAACGGGCTGGCCGGGCTGGGCGCTCTCTGAGCTGGAGTGGCCTTGCGACCGGCCCAGCCCCCTTCGCACGCCCAgggccctcccccgcccccattaTTGATGCCCCTCTCCGCCCCATCCCACGCGGAGCACGGGGTGCGGGTGACACAGGCACCCAGACCAGCTCCGATGCGCTCAGGATGATGACGATGGGCAAACTGGGAGGCCCAGGGCCCTTGGCATGCAGGCAGCAGGGTTTGGGGGTggcccacccagcaggtgcagcccCGTGTCCGTGTGTCTAGTTGGGGGAGAGTGCCTGGAGCAGGGGACTGGCTGGAGTTGCCCTGAGCACCGGAGCTTGGAGTCCGAGCTGCCTGGGGATGAGGCCCAAGCAGTcctggaggcagggctggggcgggCACGGCAAGGAGCTGGGAAGGATCAGAGCGGCATTTCAAGGCAGATCCCTCTGGCTGCGAGTGAGGGAAGGGGAGGCCCAGGGCAGAGTCTGGCAGACCAGGGGTCAGGCAGGCTGACCCAAGGGCACTCAGGAGGGAGGCCTGGCCACCGGGCTCCTGGGATGGGGGCAGGTCCTGCAGCAGAGGCTTGTGGCCCTGGAGCGTGTGCTGGGGCCAGTGCAGGTCCGATGGCACAGGGGCTCCAGTGGAGGCGGTGAACTGTCGTAGCTGGGGGTGTCCTAGTTGGGGCCTGCTGCTGAGGAGGGATTAGGGTGTGGGATTCTGCCTGGGTGCCCTCACCCATCTTCACCCTTCACCCTTCACCCCGGCTGGCTGGGGACAGAGGTCAGGGCTCTGGGTGTGGGATTGCTGCTTTCCCGTGTGTGGGGGCTGCCCAGGGCAGGGTGCCTGCTCCCCTGTGCCCCTGCAGCTGCCCCCTCCGGCCCATGGGCAGGCCAGAGCAGCTGGGGCCCAGGACTGCCCCCTTGCCACCCAGTCCACGACCCGCTGCCAGCTGGAGCCAGGAGCACAGCCACACCCCTCGTGTGTCCCCACAGTGTCACCTGCCTCAACCACCGTGGGAACGCTGcagtatttctgttttatttaaagaaagcCCAAGAGTAAAGGGTCTTAAACGTGAGCTTGCTGGGGAGTCCTCATTTCCGAAGCCCTGGTCCCCCAGGGGTGTTTTCTGGCGTGGGGGTCTGTCGGGCTTGTTGGGTGAGCTTGGGGACCACGCTGGCAGGCTGGGATGCTGTCCACATTCCACAGAACATGGGGTCGAGGCCAGAAAGGAGCTGCCCCAAGCCCCTCCGGCCCTGGTCCTCTCCTCATCTGCAGTTTTCCACAGGGACTTGGGAGGTCATGCCCCAGAGTCTGGGTCTGGGCCCCCAGGCTCCTGGGGTCACCGGGCAGGGTGTGGGTGCCAGGGGGGTCAGAGGTCAGTGGGCCTTGATGCGTGGGGGCCAGGGGGAGCATAGGGGCTGTTTTGCAGGctgctccatgagggcagggagtgGGACCCCTGGGATGTAAGGCAGGTGAGTGATGGAGGTGTGGGTGGTGTCCGTGCTCTGACCACCTGCCCAGGAGGGCCCAGCACTGGGACCTGGGAAAGAAGGGCAGTTGGAAGCAGCTGGGTTTGCAAGAGGCATTCAGCGATGGGACAGTGGGGCTGGAGAGGCGGGGAGCAGGTCAGCGGTTTGCTGCCAGGGTGGTCGGCTGGGGCCTCGGCCCTGTCCACCTTTCCGGGCAGCCTGAGGGCCTTGGGGACTGATGGGCCGTGCCTCATGCCTGTCCTGAGCCAGTGGCCACGTGGGGGGCAGTTGGGCACCCGCACAGaatgtctgtttctctttgtgtAAGAGGTGTTTGCACAGGTCCTGAGAGGTCGGGGGCAGGGGAGGTTGGGGGATCGTATTAGGTGTCTGAGCTGAGCATTGCCAGACAGGACAAGTTCCGGGGTGGGACCACAGATAGGAAATGGTGCGCGCAGATGATCTGAGCCTGGGCAGGTCCAGCCAGTGGTCCTAAGTGGTTGGCTGGGGCCCTGGAGCAGGACGGGGGGCTGCGGAGACAGGATGGGGGTGCCTGGGCGTGGTCTGACCCACttggcactgtgtgtgtgtgtgtgtgtgtgtgtgtgtgtgtgtgtgtgtgtgtgtgtgtgtgtgtgtgtgtgtcagagagagaAGGGGTGTTCAGGATGGTCAAGGGCATCTGGGTTGCATGTGGCTGCCCCAGGGGCATGGGGACTTCTGTGTCCACTTCAGGGAGATGCACCCcagctgggcagggggaggggaggctctcGGTCCACATTTGGAGGACAGGCCAAcagcagaggggaggagggtcCTTGTTGACTAGAGGGactggggccagggctggggctttGGAAGTGTATCTGCAGCCTGGCTCTTGGGGCGAGTCCCACTCTGATCCCGTGGACTGGCCGCTTTTGTTGAGAAATTCAAGTGACTGTTTCAGCCCGCACGCGGGCCGGGCACTGGTTCTCCTCTGGGCCATGCTCCCCACCTCCCACAGGCCGATGGCTACAGGGAAGTCCGCGCCAGCACCCCACAACCCTGTGTTGTCTGTGGGGTATCTGGCCCCCAGGTGACCCCCCCGCCTGCCACCTGCCTGCAGGACACTCGGGGCGGGGGCAGGAGGGGCGCTGGAGCTCCTGGTGGGGGCAGTGGTGGCGTTCCACACCCTCATCTCTCCTTTTCTCGATTTTAACGTAATGGAAGAGGGACCCTTGCTCCTTTCCCTTGccagtgggcaggggtggggggttgaGCAGCCCTTGGTAACCCTTGGTGGGCATCTCCCCTCCCTTTGCAGTTCTCTGTGACCCACCAGCTTCCCCATGACTGGAGGTGGGACGTGGGCACGGTCTGGCACCAGCTTCTTGCCTCTGAGGCCCCACGTGCCCGCAGATGGTGTGAGCAGCTGCCGGGCGCCCTCTGGCCACTCCTGAGGCCCCTCCGCCGCGGCCTCCCATCACCCGGGGCGGGTGCGGGCCCACGGGCTGGGCAGAGACTTGGTGGGCCCCTTTGGGCTCAGACCACCTCACTGAGCTCCCGGTGGAGGTGTCGGCAGACGCATGACCTGGGTGCCCAGGGGAGGGGTCCGAGGGGCGCGTGCCGTCTGCTGGCCATGTCGGCGCAGGGCGGAGGCCCCACAGGTGCCTGCTGCCACCCACCTGCTCACCTGCTCTGCACCCCTAAAGAGCCCAGAGGTACCCTCCCTGTTGCTCCTCTGGTGAGGCTGAGGTGGGAGTGACTCAGCCTCCCACTCCTTGGGGTGAGGGTCCCTCCAAGTGCAGGGTCCATTAGGTGCTGTCTAGAAGTCTGGCCGCAATGCAGAGCGTGGAAAGTACCCAGCCCAGAGGCCCGATGGCACGGTGGGCAGAGACACCCTGGGCTCCCTCTGGCTCCCGCCTCTGCCTCCCTATAACGGGGCTGGAGCAAGTGACCACCAGGGACAGCTGGGAGCCAcgtgagggaggggcaggagcctGAGACAGGCCCTCCTGGGACCTAAGGACCCTGGGCCCCTGGGGGTTGGTCAGCCTCCGAGGCCGCTCTGCTGCCCACCCTTGGGCAGACAGGCCAGGCCACTGGGAGTGCTGCGGGCGCAACACGGCCGGGACCCCCGAGCTGGCCCTGGGGGCCAGGGGTGAGCTGGCATGGCCTTCGTGTTCCGTGCACACAGCCTCCTCTAATCTCAGCTGTCCCCAGGGCCCAGGATGTAGTAGGCCCGTTGTCTCAGGAGGTGACTGAGGCCCGTGGAGATGTATGGGTGGCAGCAGGCCCAGGTGCGCCCCACTCCTACACACTCGGGAAGACCCAGCCTGGGTAGGCAGGCTGAGCTCCACAGGCCCGCTTCCCCAGCCTCCCCTTGCTGCTGCGGCAGCCCTGGGCTGGACAGGCATACTCGCCCGTGGAGAAAACTGGATTGCAACCCCAGTTCCCTCCccatcctgggggtggggggcgggggagacgCCTACAGGGTCTCAGGGACTTCTGGGAGCGGGGTCAGATTTTCCTTGGGCTGAGGAATGGGTCCTGCCTGGTCTGACATGCAGGAAGGCTGGCCCAGGATGCATTTCTCCCCCTAagcctctgttttcccatctgtgaaatgggtcaaAATGGCCCTGGGTGAGAATGAGGCTCAGGGGCCAGAACACGCCTGGTTCCAAGCCCAGCTGCCTGAAGGCGGTCTGTGGGCTCTCAGCGTCCAGAAGAAAAGAGGT
This sequence is a window from Orcinus orca chromosome 17, mOrcOrc1.1, whole genome shotgun sequence. Protein-coding genes within it:
- the THEM6 gene encoding protein THEM6, whose translation is MLGLLMAVLALALAYFALLDGWYLVRVPCAVLRARLLQPRVRDLLAEQSYSGRVLPSDLDLLLHMNNARYLREADVARAAHLARCGVLGALRALGARAVLAASCARYRRSLRLLEPFEVRTRLLGWDDRAFYLEARFISLRDGFVCALLRSRQHVLGTSPERVVQHLCKRRVEPPELPADLQHWIAYNEASSQLLRAESGLGSVVKDQ